One part of the Parasphingorhabdus sp. SCSIO 66989 genome encodes these proteins:
- a CDS encoding prolyl hydroxylase family protein, translating into MTKTQPELIVGVNQGDAAALAANPAVQKVPNPKLELFIYKNFLDAESCAHLIKLIDIDRRPSTIADPNGDDYFRTSETCDLNHDDPVVAALDKQLSELSGIEQKYGETLQGQRYEVGQEFKAHTDYFEPQGQDYDRYCSVAGQRTWTFTVYLNDVDAGGATRFKAIKKTVQPETGKLLGWNNRRPDGSVNPSTIHHGMKVRKGLKYIITKWYREKPWG; encoded by the coding sequence ATGACCAAGACTCAGCCTGAGCTTATTGTCGGTGTAAATCAGGGCGATGCCGCGGCACTTGCGGCCAATCCTGCAGTGCAGAAGGTTCCGAACCCCAAGCTCGAACTGTTTATTTACAAGAACTTCCTTGATGCAGAGAGCTGTGCGCATCTTATCAAGCTGATCGATATTGATCGTCGTCCGTCGACCATCGCCGACCCAAATGGCGACGATTATTTCCGTACCAGTGAGACATGCGATCTCAACCATGACGACCCGGTGGTCGCGGCGCTGGATAAGCAGCTATCCGAGCTTTCGGGTATAGAGCAGAAATATGGCGAAACTCTCCAAGGGCAACGCTATGAAGTCGGGCAGGAATTCAAAGCGCATACCGATTATTTTGAACCACAGGGACAGGATTATGACCGCTATTGCTCGGTCGCCGGGCAGCGGACATGGACCTTCACTGTCTATCTCAACGATGTCGATGCAGGCGGTGCCACCCGCTTTAAGGCGATCAAAAAAACGGTGCAACCGGAGACGGGCAAGCTGCTTGGCTGGAACAACCGCCGCCCGGATGGCAGCGTCAACCCTTCAACCATCCATCACGGCATGAAGGTGCGCAAGGGGCTGAAATATATCATCACCAAATGGTATCGCGAAAAGCCATGGGGCTGA
- a CDS encoding NRAMP family divalent metal transporter, translating into MPRYRPGPALLVTAAFIGPGTVTTASIAGASYGFALVWALVFATIATIVLQNMAGTVGMTRRQGLAEAMLGIAGGQAGRIAIAALLLVALGIGNAAYEAGNIGGAVIGLQLVLSENAPSKTVSILLVALLSVAALLAPNRQILTTILTALVLVMSLAFLATALMGGIDLPAMAQGLLPTIPDGTTLSAIALIGTTIVPYNLFLHASLARQRWNEADAHSLGEMRTDTISAVGLGGLVSIAILSTAATHMFANGMAIESPADMARQIGPLAGSYAPYLLGIGLFAAGLTSAITAPLATGIILAEIADSLLPRTIAKSAIEKIVAIVIVLIGAAVAISGTSLIAIIITAQAANGLLLPLVAIMLYRLRYHHNEIEIIVADNRLVKLAGLAVIAITLLLGGRLVASSLGFLG; encoded by the coding sequence ATGCCGCGCTATCGCCCGGGGCCGGCGCTGCTGGTGACCGCCGCCTTTATCGGTCCCGGTACCGTGACCACCGCCAGCATTGCCGGGGCCAGCTATGGCTTTGCGCTGGTCTGGGCATTGGTCTTTGCCACCATCGCGACAATAGTCTTGCAGAATATGGCTGGAACGGTCGGCATGACGCGCCGTCAGGGGCTGGCTGAAGCGATGCTGGGCATAGCAGGCGGCCAAGCGGGACGGATTGCAATTGCGGCATTGCTGCTAGTGGCGCTCGGCATTGGTAATGCCGCTTATGAAGCAGGAAATATTGGCGGTGCCGTCATCGGGCTTCAGCTTGTTCTGAGTGAGAATGCACCAAGCAAGACAGTCTCGATCCTGCTGGTCGCCCTGCTCTCTGTTGCTGCACTGCTTGCGCCCAATCGTCAGATACTCACCACGATCCTGACCGCTTTGGTTTTGGTGATGAGTCTGGCCTTTCTCGCAACCGCATTGATGGGTGGCATCGACCTGCCGGCCATGGCGCAAGGGTTACTGCCAACCATTCCCGATGGCACAACACTCAGTGCTATTGCGCTAATTGGCACCACCATCGTGCCTTATAACTTGTTCCTGCACGCATCATTGGCGCGGCAACGCTGGAACGAAGCTGACGCCCATTCTCTTGGTGAAATGCGCACCGACACCATAAGCGCCGTAGGATTGGGCGGACTGGTCTCCATCGCCATTCTCTCCACGGCAGCGACCCACATGTTTGCCAATGGCATGGCTATCGAAAGCCCCGCCGATATGGCGCGGCAAATTGGCCCCTTAGCCGGTTCCTATGCGCCCTATTTGCTCGGCATCGGCTTATTTGCTGCAGGCCTGACCTCAGCCATCACCGCACCGCTGGCCACCGGCATCATTCTTGCAGAAATTGCGGATAGCTTGTTGCCCCGAACCATCGCCAAATCCGCAATCGAGAAGATTGTCGCGATAGTGATCGTGCTTATCGGCGCAGCGGTTGCCATCAGCGGAACCTCACTCATAGCGATAATTATTACCGCACAGGCCGCCAATGGCCTGTTGCTACCGCTAGTGGCGATCATGCTCTATCGCTTGCGCTATCATCATAACGAAATCGAAATTATCGTGGCGGATAATAGACTTGTAAAACTTGCCGGACTGGCAGTTATTGCGATAACGTTGCTGTTGGGGGGCAGGCTGGTTGCATCCAGCCTCGGATTTTTAGGATGA
- the pxpA gene encoding 5-oxoprolinase subunit PxpA, with protein MGSIDLNADLGEADDPGDLEADRAMMPVISSCNIACGGHIGNSETMRATLQLARDHGVAAGAHPSYPDRANFGRQTMDITLPELLQSLTSQVCSLIDMGQQFGIGLTHIKPHGALYNDLARDKTLAQPVAASLAENFPGLAIIGLANGAMQAAVEKVGSRYIGEAFVDRRYLDNGHLQPRTEPGSVLTDRAEQAEQAVDIALHNHANSASGKRISIQAQTLCMHGDTEGAAENAAHIRRSLETQSIQIESWAA; from the coding sequence ATGGGCAGTATCGACCTCAATGCCGATCTTGGCGAAGCGGATGATCCTGGCGATCTGGAAGCCGACCGTGCGATGATGCCGGTTATTTCCAGCTGCAACATCGCCTGTGGCGGCCATATCGGCAATAGCGAGACGATGCGGGCAACGCTGCAACTGGCGCGCGACCATGGCGTCGCGGCGGGTGCCCATCCCTCTTATCCTGATCGCGCCAATTTTGGCCGACAGACAATGGATATAACGCTGCCGGAGCTGTTGCAAAGCCTGACCAGCCAAGTCTGCAGCCTGATCGATATGGGCCAGCAATTCGGCATTGGCCTGACGCATATCAAACCGCATGGCGCGCTCTATAATGATCTGGCGCGCGATAAAACGCTGGCACAACCAGTCGCTGCATCTCTTGCCGAAAATTTCCCCGGACTGGCGATTATCGGGCTGGCCAATGGTGCTATGCAAGCCGCCGTGGAGAAAGTGGGAAGCCGCTATATTGGCGAAGCGTTTGTTGATCGTCGCTATCTTGACAATGGCCATTTGCAGCCGCGTACTGAGCCGGGTTCAGTGCTGACCGATAGGGCCGAACAGGCCGAACAAGCGGTGGATATTGCACTACATAATCACGCCAACAGCGCCAGTGGCAAGCGTATTTCTATCCAAGCACAGACATTGTGCATGCATGGCGATACCGAAGGCGCTGCTGAAAATGCGGCGCATATCCGCCGGTCGCTCGAAACCCAATCGATCCAGATAGAAAGCTGGGCTGCATGA
- a CDS encoding carboxyltransferase domain-containing protein: protein MSYATPGQLISGEDWLAIPLEDWQAMAMLQQMAQDQSLWEAVVAGETLLTLRYDPAKVTAREAHSSAISLLHSAKKSVSSGEYEASQQHHLLPLVVNAETAPEWEMVAEQLGMSASQLPQWLEQRVYRVSLTGFQPGFAYLQDISAGNLPEIPRLASPRIAVHAGSLGFRGAKACLYAHKGPGGWPIIGRSNTPLFRPDNRKAPALLSIGDTVSFEILDSEHNHV, encoded by the coding sequence ATGAGCTATGCAACTCCCGGCCAGCTGATCAGTGGCGAGGACTGGCTCGCAATACCGTTGGAGGACTGGCAAGCCATGGCGATGCTGCAGCAGATGGCACAGGACCAATCGCTGTGGGAGGCTGTTGTTGCTGGAGAGACGCTGCTGACACTGCGCTATGATCCAGCCAAGGTGACAGCTCGCGAGGCACATAGCAGCGCGATCAGTCTGCTCCATAGCGCTAAGAAAAGTGTATCTTCTGGCGAATATGAAGCGTCACAGCAGCACCATCTGCTGCCACTCGTTGTAAACGCAGAAACCGCGCCGGAATGGGAAATGGTGGCCGAGCAACTGGGGATGAGCGCATCGCAACTCCCACAATGGCTGGAGCAAAGGGTATATCGCGTATCGCTAACCGGGTTTCAGCCGGGCTTTGCCTATCTTCAAGACATAAGTGCCGGTAATTTGCCCGAAATACCCCGTCTCGCATCACCACGGATTGCCGTGCACGCCGGAAGCCTGGGTTTTCGTGGGGCCAAGGCTTGTCTTTATGCCCATAAGGGCCCCGGCGGCTGGCCAATTATCGGTCGCTCCAATACGCCGCTTTTCCGTCCCGATAATCGCAAAGCGCCGGCGCTGCTCTCCATTGGTGATACCGTCTCATTCGAGATCCTCGACAGCGAGCATAACCATGTCTGA
- a CDS encoding biotin-dependent carboxyltransferase family protein — translation MSDAALVIDQPGLAMSIQGRPWRNMRHQGVPLAGPADPIACAIANWLAGNPAGSPALEWAVSRFSGHATTDMVVGVAGAAGNVVVNAKLQDSRKSIRLAAGDHFSISPSRHGARLYLGVAGGFAVDTILGATSTYAAAGLGTAADWPMEHGDSLPLRTSAKPVADRILPQKARQSCPASYVLRYVTADAASDRSDNASPASSWLVTSRFDRAAVQLRPEPPENMKHFGQSTSGTMPSNAVFTGTIQLPPDGEPLLMGVDSRTTGGYTIAGQIIRADRHLLGQLRSGDKVELIATSAEKAREIYAEKLELWRRYLPDLRLD, via the coding sequence ATGTCTGATGCGGCTCTGGTTATTGATCAGCCGGGCCTGGCAATGTCGATACAGGGCCGCCCCTGGCGTAATATGCGTCATCAAGGCGTTCCCCTCGCGGGACCAGCCGACCCGATAGCCTGTGCCATAGCCAATTGGCTGGCCGGGAATCCTGCAGGCAGCCCCGCACTGGAATGGGCCGTATCGCGCTTCAGCGGCCATGCGACAACAGACATGGTGGTTGGAGTTGCTGGCGCGGCTGGCAATGTTGTTGTCAATGCCAAGCTGCAGGACAGCCGAAAGTCCATACGTCTTGCAGCAGGTGATCATTTCAGCATCAGCCCGTCGCGGCATGGTGCGAGGCTCTATCTGGGTGTAGCGGGCGGGTTCGCTGTAGACACTATTCTCGGCGCAACATCCACATATGCCGCGGCTGGCCTGGGTACCGCAGCAGATTGGCCGATGGAACATGGGGACAGTTTGCCACTGCGCACATCTGCCAAACCCGTAGCTGACCGCATATTGCCACAAAAAGCCCGCCAGAGTTGTCCTGCCAGCTATGTCTTGCGCTATGTCACTGCTGATGCAGCATCAGATAGAAGCGACAATGCGTCGCCCGCATCTTCCTGGCTCGTCACCTCACGCTTTGATCGTGCAGCGGTGCAACTAAGGCCAGAACCTCCTGAAAACATGAAACATTTTGGGCAAAGCACATCCGGTACTATGCCCAGCAACGCCGTTTTCACCGGTACTATTCAGCTACCGCCCGATGGGGAACCTTTGTTGATGGGTGTCGATAGCCGCACTACCGGCGGCTATACCATAGCAGGTCAGATTATCCGTGCTGACAGGCACTTATTGGGTCAGTTGCGCAGCGGCGACAAGGTCGAGCTAATCGCCACTAGCGCTGAGAAAGCGCGCGAAATATACGCCGAAAAGCTGGAGCTCTGGCGACGCTATCTGCCTGATCTCAGACTGGATTGA
- the rpmE gene encoding 50S ribosomal protein L31, translated as MKKDIHPDYHMITVQMTDGTQFQTRSTWGKEGDTLQLDIDPTSHPAWTGGNQRLMDQGGQVARFNKRFGGLSLKKK; from the coding sequence ATGAAAAAAGACATTCATCCCGATTATCACATGATCACTGTCCAGATGACGGATGGCACCCAGTTTCAGACCCGTTCCACCTGGGGCAAGGAAGGCGATACCCTGCAACTGGATATCGACCCGACCTCGCACCCGGCATGGACCGGTGGCAATCAGCGCCTGATGGATCAAGGCGGTCAGGTTGCACGCTTCAACAAGCGTTTCGGTGGCCTTTCGCTCAAGAAAAAATAA
- the fabZ gene encoding 3-hydroxyacyl-ACP dehydratase FabZ → MTDTSGNYDINKVMAAIPHRYPMLLVDRVETLTLDESIHAVKAVTINEPFFQGHFPGRPIMPGVLIVEALAQAAGVLAVETLGLADSGKLVYFMAIDGAKFRAPVEPGCLLDLHVKFEQKRPRVCKFSGEAKIGDKTACEVSFTAMIADPPA, encoded by the coding sequence ATGACTGATACGTCAGGCAACTATGACATTAATAAGGTCATGGCGGCGATCCCGCATCGTTATCCGATGTTGCTGGTAGATCGCGTCGAAACACTGACTTTGGATGAGTCAATTCATGCGGTTAAAGCGGTGACAATCAACGAACCATTTTTCCAGGGCCATTTCCCGGGCCGTCCGATTATGCCGGGTGTTTTGATTGTCGAGGCGCTGGCGCAGGCGGCGGGGGTCTTGGCGGTGGAAACACTCGGCCTCGCCGACAGCGGCAAGCTGGTTTACTTTATGGCGATTGACGGCGCGAAATTCCGCGCGCCTGTGGAGCCGGGTTGTTTGCTCGATCTGCATGTCAAATTTGAGCAGAAACGTCCGCGTGTTTGCAAATTTAGTGGTGAGGCAAAAATCGGTGACAAGACGGCTTGTGAAGTGTCGTTCACTGCGATGATTGCTGATCCGCCAGCATAA
- a CDS encoding OmpH family outer membrane protein encodes MKHMTKLLASALLTSAAVAATPAIAQVNGIATTDPATAIAASQARGTAYQQIETTYASQIQTLQQKRQQAQELGKQLDTDGNGEVSDQEAAAAQSANNPVLQQINSIQREIDSLSAPIALAQIYALEQITQQFTAAQQQVVSDKNITVILTPEAFVYAPPAADVTNDIVNALNTRLPAVSTAVPADWQPSRQGQQLHQRVQQILVISALQQRAAQQQQQQQTTTQQPTGR; translated from the coding sequence ATGAAACATATGACAAAACTTCTGGCTTCTGCTTTGCTGACTTCAGCAGCAGTGGCTGCGACACCTGCCATCGCGCAAGTAAACGGTATTGCGACGACCGATCCGGCAACGGCTATTGCTGCCAGCCAGGCCCGCGGCACGGCTTACCAGCAGATCGAAACCACCTATGCCTCACAGATCCAGACACTTCAGCAAAAGCGTCAACAAGCACAGGAGCTAGGCAAGCAGTTGGATACTGACGGTAATGGCGAAGTTAGTGACCAGGAAGCGGCAGCAGCACAAAGCGCAAACAATCCGGTGCTTCAACAAATCAATTCAATTCAACGCGAGATTGATTCTCTCAGTGCGCCTATTGCTTTGGCACAGATTTATGCGCTTGAGCAGATCACACAGCAGTTCACTGCTGCCCAGCAACAGGTCGTCTCAGACAAGAATATCACTGTTATTTTGACACCTGAAGCCTTCGTTTATGCACCGCCAGCAGCCGACGTAACCAATGATATTGTGAATGCTCTCAACACACGTCTGCCGGCAGTCAGCACTGCTGTCCCTGCTGATTGGCAACCATCCCGCCAAGGGCAGCAGTTGCATCAGCGGGTGCAGCAGATACTGGTTATCTCAGCACTTCAGCAACGCGCGGCGCAGCAACAGCAGCAGCAACAAACCACGACACAGCAGCCCACCGGTCGCTAA
- the bamA gene encoding outer membrane protein assembly factor BamA, whose amino-acid sequence MVLASTLLATTILAGVPSAAHAQDSATPAEEAVQPTPVPAPAPAAGREIIRSITVNGSQRLEPDTIRSYMKLRVGQRYSQQAADQALKDLFATELFGDVSIRNNQGAVVITVQENPVINRVILEGNKRLKDEKILPEIRLSPRQIFTRTKVRADVARIIELYKRQGRFAATVEPKMVQQDQNRVDVVFEINEGPRSKVQQINIIGNEIFSDGQLRSEMVTKQSRFFRFFSSADTYDPDKLAFDQQKLRQFYLTEGYADFRVVSAVAELTPDKRDFIITYVVEEGERYNFGDVTVESELREFDGETLQNRLRMKSGDPYNAKLVEDTVEQISETAGLFGYAFADVRPQFRRDKESLTMNINFLLADTDRVYIERVDINGNTLTQDKVVRREFRLTEGDAFNSFQVRRSANRINSLGFFQENLEVDQKEGSQADRIILEANVQERPTGELQLSAGISSIENFILQASIRQRNFRGKGQTLGLAVDYSQFRNSVQLSFTEPYLFDRNISVGADIFRRDLNSFNFNNQNNTLFEQLTTGGTIRVGAPLNEFLSLLLNYRLAVDEVSVDESQFFSDIDGDGDTECNPVQAGFFLCDALGSRTTSSIGYSLIYDDRNNRIRPTRGQNFTISQDFAGLGGSVRFLRTRINAGKFWNVGGGFIFSLQAEGGHIQPFENRGSEADGIDDVRLIDRFFLGQPQFRGFDIRGVGPRVIRVFPSGLDRSIADDGSVVLTPNLTNRRNFQDDALGGRSYYFARAELEIPLGSGAQELGLRPSLFVDVGSVFDVVQPILQSPQRTIQSDTGELQPVYLTVNDEGNIIETFDAVDANGNPNTPDLAFQELFLGDSISPRITAGIGVNWNSPFGPFRIDFAYDVRSQVGDDTRLITFNVGTQF is encoded by the coding sequence ATGGTTCTGGCGTCGACATTGCTGGCGACAACCATATTGGCAGGTGTTCCTTCGGCGGCACATGCGCAGGATAGCGCAACGCCTGCCGAAGAAGCGGTGCAACCGACGCCCGTACCCGCACCCGCTCCCGCTGCTGGACGCGAGATTATCCGCTCAATCACGGTGAATGGGTCACAGCGGCTCGAGCCGGATACGATCCGCTCTTATATGAAATTGCGTGTCGGCCAGCGTTATAGTCAGCAGGCGGCTGACCAGGCGCTGAAAGATCTGTTTGCCACCGAGTTGTTTGGAGATGTTTCCATCCGCAACAATCAGGGCGCGGTGGTCATCACGGTTCAGGAAAACCCGGTCATCAATCGGGTCATTCTGGAAGGTAACAAGCGCCTGAAGGACGAAAAAATCCTTCCGGAAATCCGACTGTCACCCAGACAGATATTCACCCGCACCAAAGTTCGTGCCGATGTTGCACGGATCATCGAGCTGTATAAACGCCAAGGCCGTTTTGCGGCGACGGTCGAGCCCAAGATGGTGCAGCAGGACCAGAACCGCGTCGATGTTGTCTTTGAGATCAATGAGGGGCCGCGGTCAAAAGTACAGCAGATCAATATCATCGGAAACGAGATATTCTCCGATGGTCAGTTGCGCAGCGAAATGGTCACCAAGCAATCGCGCTTTTTCCGGTTCTTCAGTTCTGCCGACACCTATGACCCGGACAAGCTGGCCTTTGACCAGCAGAAATTGCGCCAGTTTTATCTGACCGAAGGCTATGCCGATTTCCGGGTCGTCTCTGCAGTGGCGGAGCTTACGCCCGACAAGCGTGATTTCATCATTACCTATGTGGTGGAGGAAGGCGAACGCTATAATTTCGGCGATGTCACGGTTGAGAGTGAACTGCGCGAATTTGACGGCGAGACACTGCAGAACCGCCTGCGCATGAAGAGCGGCGACCCGTATAACGCCAAGCTGGTTGAGGATACAGTCGAGCAGATTAGCGAAACAGCTGGTCTTTTCGGCTATGCGTTTGCCGATGTGCGCCCGCAATTCCGTCGCGATAAAGAATCGCTGACGATGAACATCAATTTCCTGCTTGCCGATACCGATCGTGTGTACATTGAGCGGGTTGATATTAATGGCAACACCTTGACACAGGACAAGGTTGTTCGGCGCGAATTCCGCTTGACCGAAGGCGATGCCTTTAACAGTTTCCAGGTTCGTCGTTCAGCTAACCGGATTAACTCGCTTGGCTTCTTCCAGGAAAACCTTGAAGTAGATCAGAAGGAAGGATCGCAGGCCGACCGGATTATCTTGGAAGCCAATGTCCAGGAACGACCGACTGGAGAACTGCAGCTTTCTGCTGGCATCTCGAGTATTGAGAATTTTATTCTCCAGGCATCAATCCGCCAACGCAATTTCCGCGGCAAAGGGCAAACGCTGGGACTGGCAGTTGACTATTCGCAGTTCCGTAACAGTGTTCAACTCAGCTTTACCGAACCCTATCTGTTCGATCGCAATATCTCGGTCGGTGCTGATATTTTCCGGCGCGACCTGAACAGCTTTAACTTCAATAACCAGAACAATACCTTGTTTGAGCAGTTAACTACTGGTGGCACAATCAGGGTAGGCGCGCCGTTGAACGAGTTTCTGTCTTTGCTGCTCAATTATCGTTTGGCGGTTGATGAAGTATCGGTCGATGAGTCTCAGTTTTTCTCGGATATTGACGGTGACGGTGATACCGAATGTAATCCGGTTCAAGCGGGTTTCTTCCTTTGCGACGCGCTTGGCAGCCGCACGACGTCGTCTATTGGATATTCGCTTATCTATGATGACCGTAACAATCGTATTCGTCCGACACGCGGTCAGAATTTCACAATTAGCCAGGATTTTGCCGGTTTAGGCGGATCAGTCAGATTCTTGCGGACCCGTATCAACGCTGGGAAGTTCTGGAATGTCGGCGGTGGGTTTATTTTCTCGCTTCAGGCTGAGGGTGGCCATATTCAGCCCTTTGAGAACCGTGGTTCAGAAGCTGATGGCATTGATGATGTCCGCCTGATTGACCGCTTCTTCCTGGGACAACCGCAATTTCGTGGTTTTGATATTCGTGGCGTCGGTCCGCGTGTTATTCGTGTTTTCCCTTCAGGCCTTGATCGGAGCATCGCCGACGATGGCAGCGTTGTCTTGACTCCCAATCTGACCAATCGGCGAAACTTCCAGGATGATGCGCTTGGCGGGCGCAGCTACTATTTTGCTCGTGCAGAGCTTGAGATTCCGCTTGGTTCTGGCGCGCAGGAATTAGGTTTGAGGCCTTCTCTGTTCGTTGATGTGGGCTCTGTGTTTGATGTGGTGCAACCAATTCTGCAATCTCCTCAACGCACGATTCAATCGGACACTGGCGAATTACAGCCGGTCTATTTGACCGTAAATGATGAAGGCAACATTATTGAGACGTTTGACGCAGTCGACGCAAATGGTAATCCAAACACCCCTGATCTTGCGTTTCAGGAACTCTTTTTAGGCGACTCAATTTCTCCAAGGATTACAGCCGGTATCGGCGTGAACTGGAATTCGCCTTTTGGACCTTTCCGTATCGACTTTGCCTATGACGTGAGATCGCAGGTAGGTGACGATACACGACTGATTACATTTAACGTAGGGACCCAATTCTGA
- the rseP gene encoding RIP metalloprotease RseP encodes MENPSFLFSVGAFLLLLGPLVFIHEMGHYLVGRWCGVKADVFSIGFGREIFGWNDKSGTRWKVSMIPLGGYVQFAGDMNPASQPDADMSDLSEAERNQTFQSKTLLQRAAIVFAGPAVNFLFAILIFAGFALIYGNVVTPPLVENVEPGTAAAEYQLEEGDRILAINGEDISYFEDIRQHVMPWPGAAATLLIERDGVQLEKQIELGTAYAEDRFGNKSPYGLLGIAPPKQIIEPVSLIEAPGYGVEKTINVVKLMVTTLGQIITGTRSIKEMGGVLKIGQVSGEQLAAGPTNFINLVALISINLGFINLLPIPMLDGGHLLFYAIEAVRRRPLGPNATEWAYRFGLSFVLLFMVVVTVNDLLSFRLLG; translated from the coding sequence ATGGAAAATCCGAGTTTCTTATTTTCTGTAGGCGCATTTCTGCTGCTTTTGGGGCCGCTCGTTTTTATCCACGAGATGGGGCATTATCTGGTCGGGCGTTGGTGCGGGGTGAAGGCCGATGTCTTTTCCATCGGCTTTGGACGCGAAATTTTCGGATGGAATGACAAAAGCGGTACCCGCTGGAAAGTCTCGATGATCCCGTTGGGCGGATATGTGCAATTTGCCGGTGATATGAACCCAGCCAGTCAGCCCGATGCGGATATGAGCGATCTGTCGGAAGCCGAGCGCAATCAGACTTTTCAGTCCAAAACATTGTTGCAGCGCGCAGCGATCGTTTTCGCCGGCCCTGCGGTGAACTTCCTGTTCGCCATTCTGATCTTTGCTGGTTTTGCGCTGATTTACGGTAATGTGGTCACGCCACCGCTGGTGGAAAATGTTGAGCCGGGCACTGCTGCTGCGGAATATCAGTTGGAAGAGGGCGATCGCATTCTTGCGATTAACGGCGAGGACATAAGCTATTTTGAGGATATTCGTCAGCATGTCATGCCTTGGCCCGGCGCTGCGGCGACCCTGTTAATTGAGCGCGATGGTGTGCAATTGGAAAAGCAGATCGAACTGGGCACCGCCTATGCAGAAGATCGTTTTGGCAACAAAAGCCCCTATGGCCTTTTGGGCATCGCACCCCCGAAGCAGATCATTGAACCGGTCTCGCTGATTGAGGCACCGGGCTATGGCGTCGAGAAGACCATCAATGTCGTGAAGCTCATGGTTACCACATTGGGCCAGATCATTACTGGCACACGTTCCATCAAGGAAATGGGCGGTGTCCTCAAAATCGGACAGGTGTCGGGTGAGCAACTGGCAGCCGGTCCGACAAATTTCATCAATCTGGTGGCTTTGATCTCAATTAACTTGGGGTTCATTAACCTCCTGCCAATCCCGATGCTCGATGGCGGCCATTTGCTGTTCTATGCGATTGAAGCTGTGCGTCGTCGGCCTCTCGGGCCGAATGCAACCGAATGGGCCTATCGCTTTGGCCTGTCCTTTGTGCTGTTGTTTATGGTGGTTGTAACGGTGAATGACTTGTTATCTTTTCGGCTCTTGGGTTGA
- a CDS encoding 1-deoxy-D-xylulose-5-phosphate reductoisomerase: MSSARTISIFGATGSVGTSTLDLVRSNRDAYRVEVLTAHRDVDQLAALAKEFGAELAVVADESKLGDLQSALAGSQVEVAAGEGALVSAADREVDWTMAAIVGCAGLAPTMAALKRGKCVGLANKESLVSAGALMTDVAGKSGAHLLPVDSEHNAIFQSLAGSSIDDVRKITLTASGGPFRGRTRDELQSVTPEQAVAHPNWDMGAKISVDSATMMNKGLELIEAHYLFPVGLDNIEILVHPQSVIHSMVEYHDRSTIAQLGSPDMRIPIASALAWPQRMETDCAPLDLATIGQLDFMAPDEETFPATAMARAAISAGGARPAMLNAANEIAVAAFLDRKIGFLDITRVVDEVQQSLDCAAPASIEDVLAIDSEARKAATARTDLIAA, translated from the coding sequence GTGAGCAGCGCACGCACTATTTCGATTTTCGGCGCAACCGGCTCGGTCGGCACATCGACGCTCGATCTGGTTCGCAGCAACCGCGATGCCTATCGCGTCGAGGTCCTGACGGCGCATCGTGATGTCGACCAATTGGCTGCGCTGGCAAAGGAGTTTGGCGCCGAGCTCGCGGTTGTCGCCGATGAGAGCAAGCTGGGCGATCTGCAATCTGCGCTAGCGGGTTCGCAAGTCGAAGTGGCGGCAGGAGAGGGCGCACTGGTGTCCGCTGCAGATCGCGAAGTTGACTGGACGATGGCAGCGATTGTTGGTTGCGCCGGTCTTGCGCCTACGATGGCTGCGCTGAAACGCGGCAAGTGCGTTGGCCTGGCCAACAAGGAATCTCTGGTCTCTGCCGGCGCATTAATGACCGATGTTGCAGGTAAGAGCGGCGCACATCTCCTTCCGGTCGATTCGGAGCATAATGCTATTTTTCAGAGCCTTGCCGGCAGCAGTATAGACGATGTCCGCAAGATCACCCTGACCGCCAGCGGTGGCCCTTTCCGCGGACGCACCCGCGATGAATTGCAATCGGTGACACCTGAACAGGCGGTAGCGCATCCCAATTGGGATATGGGTGCAAAGATCAGCGTCGACTCCGCAACGATGATGAACAAAGGCCTGGAACTGATTGAAGCGCATTATCTTTTTCCGGTGGGCCTCGATAACATCGAGATACTTGTTCATCCCCAATCGGTCATTCACTCGATGGTCGAATATCATGACCGCTCGACCATCGCACAACTGGGTTCACCCGATATGCGCATCCCGATTGCCAGCGCTCTTGCATGGCCGCAGCGGATGGAAACAGATTGCGCTCCGCTCGATCTTGCCACCATCGGCCAGCTAGACTTTATGGCACCCGATGAAGAGACTTTCCCGGCAACGGCAATGGCGCGCGCGGCAATTTCCGCTGGCGGTGCGCGGCCTGCGATGCTCAATGCCGCGAATGAGATTGCGGTCGCCGCGTTTCTTGATCGCAAGATCGGTTTTCTCGACATTACCCGGGTTGTGGATGAGGTGCAGCAAAGCCTAGACTGCGCAGCACCGGCGAGCATAGAGGATGTGCTGGCAATAGACAGCGAGGCGCGTAAGGCCGCTACGGCACGGACTGACCTTATTGCTGCCTAA